The following proteins come from a genomic window of Kitasatospora sp. NBC_01246:
- a CDS encoding zf-HC2 domain-containing protein, translated as MTAPLSSPDPVGAHPSVDELADLAEELVEPAAAEALRAHLAGCADCRETAEALAELATLLAGAPAPVMPADIAARLDAALAAAAADADAADPGTPPATAPEGPHTGTGAPSRSMDPAAAPRPATAPLGPPRRPAKANSATGPGRHRPRRRRAAVLLGAAAALLAVGLGSSLLLRPAERQTADTASARAAATAPSAGPEAQLSTGGTAYQDDRLAAQVQQLLARSGATPDGRAETSGSAAPPADGGPGLGPGATRKPSASSAPAPTDGGPGLGQGGSAPACPAPADGPLLASERGSYAGDPAELLVYGVAGRADRVDVYLRAPDCGPVLLHRTVPAP; from the coding sequence ATGACGGCCCCCCTCTCCTCCCCCGACCCCGTCGGAGCGCACCCCTCCGTCGACGAGCTCGCCGACCTCGCCGAGGAACTGGTCGAACCCGCGGCCGCCGAGGCGCTGCGGGCGCACCTGGCCGGCTGCGCCGACTGCCGCGAGACCGCCGAGGCGCTCGCCGAGCTCGCCACCCTGCTGGCCGGGGCACCGGCCCCGGTGATGCCCGCCGACATCGCGGCGCGGCTGGACGCGGCCCTCGCGGCCGCGGCGGCCGACGCCGACGCGGCCGACCCCGGTACGCCCCCCGCCACGGCTCCCGAAGGCCCCCACACGGGCACCGGGGCCCCCTCCCGGTCCATGGACCCGGCCGCCGCCCCGCGCCCTGCCACAGCCCCCCTCGGGCCGCCCCGACGGCCGGCCAAGGCGAACTCCGCCACCGGTCCGGGCCGCCACCGCCCGCGCCGCCGACGGGCCGCGGTCCTGCTCGGCGCCGCGGCCGCGCTGCTCGCGGTCGGCCTCGGCAGCTCGCTGCTGCTGCGGCCGGCCGAGCGGCAGACGGCGGACACCGCCTCCGCCCGGGCCGCCGCGACGGCTCCCTCGGCCGGCCCCGAGGCGCAGCTCTCGACCGGCGGCACCGCGTACCAGGACGACCGGCTCGCGGCCCAGGTGCAGCAACTGCTCGCCCGTAGCGGCGCGACCCCCGACGGCCGGGCCGAGACGTCCGGGTCCGCCGCGCCACCGGCCGACGGCGGACCGGGGCTGGGCCCGGGCGCGACCCGCAAGCCCTCCGCCTCGTCCGCGCCGGCACCCACCGACGGCGGACCGGGCCTCGGCCAGGGCGGCAGCGCCCCGGCCTGCCCGGCCCCCGCCGACGGACCGCTGCTGGCCTCCGAGCGCGGCAGCTACGCCGGTGACCCGGCCGAGCTGCTGGTGTACGGGGTGGCGGGCAGGGCCGACCGGGTCGACGTCTACCTCCGCGCGCCGGACTGCGGCCCGGTGCTGCTGCACCGCACCGTCCCGGCCCCCTGA
- the trxA gene encoding thioredoxin translates to MAGATTTVTDATFKADVLDSDKPVLVDFWATWCGPCRQVAPILDEIAAEHSDKLTIAKLDVDANQQTAAQYNVISIPTLIVYKGGEPVKSITGARPKAALLRELADFL, encoded by the coding sequence GTGGCCGGCGCCACCACTACCGTCACCGATGCGACGTTCAAGGCCGACGTCCTGGACAGCGACAAGCCCGTCCTGGTCGACTTCTGGGCCACCTGGTGCGGCCCGTGCCGCCAGGTCGCCCCGATCCTGGACGAGATCGCGGCTGAGCACTCCGACAAGCTGACCATCGCCAAGCTCGACGTCGATGCCAACCAGCAGACGGCCGCCCAGTACAACGTCATCTCGATCCCGACGCTGATCGTCTACAAGGGCGGCGAGCCGGTGAAGTCCATCACCGGTGCCCGTCCGAAGGCCGCGCTGCTGCGCGAGCTGGCCGACTTCCTCTAG
- a CDS encoding GNAT family N-acetyltransferase gives MGRRIVPLTLDNLKDLPTTCRSCVFWELDPVTGRAAVESGKSEEEKEGWISAVLLEWGSCGRVVYVDDDPAGFVLYAPPAYVPRSQSFPTSPVSPDAVQLMISRVLPGYQRQGLGRVLVQTVAKDLMGRGVRAIEAFGAVGRQSPSCVLPADHLLAVGFKTVRPHHRYPRLRLEARTTLSWRGDVEGALERLLGGGRKEPALRPF, from the coding sequence ATGGGACGCCGGATCGTTCCGCTGACGCTGGACAACCTCAAGGACCTGCCGACGACCTGCCGCTCCTGCGTGTTCTGGGAGCTGGATCCGGTCACCGGCCGGGCGGCCGTCGAATCCGGGAAGTCGGAGGAGGAGAAGGAGGGCTGGATCTCCGCGGTGCTGCTGGAGTGGGGTTCCTGCGGCCGGGTCGTCTACGTGGACGACGACCCCGCCGGTTTCGTGCTCTACGCCCCGCCGGCGTACGTGCCGCGGTCGCAGTCCTTCCCGACCAGTCCCGTCTCGCCGGACGCCGTTCAGCTGATGATCAGCCGCGTGCTCCCGGGCTACCAGCGGCAGGGGCTCGGCCGGGTGCTGGTGCAGACGGTGGCCAAGGACCTGATGGGGCGCGGGGTCCGGGCGATCGAGGCCTTCGGCGCGGTCGGCCGGCAGTCGCCGAGCTGTGTCCTGCCGGCGGATCATCTGCTGGCGGTCGGCTTCAAGACGGTCCGGCCGCACCACCGCTACCCGCGGCTGCGGCTGGAGGCACGCACCACGCTGTCCTGGCGCGGTGATGTCGAGGGCGCGCTGGAGCGGCTGCTGGGCGGAGGCCGGAAGGAGCCCGCGCTGCGACCGTTCTGA
- a CDS encoding protein kinase family protein, with translation MADGTKAVVDTSAADGAADEAALAAAIDELAETAPSTTSGEDAEGADEDRAKPARPAGEETSEITAPLSADEIRAELAAREAGPKPAAAPAGRPSGRPPQDPQPTHDPRDTATLPRTLPAPLRHSGDKVGHRYRLEECISHTETFSSWRAVDEKLRRAVGVHLMASGHQRARAVLAAAKSAALLGDPRFVQVLDAVQEGELVYVVREWLPHASDLAKLLVTGPMEPHEAYQMVRQVTDAVAAAHRRGQAHLRLTPRCVLRTDSGQYRINGIAVDAALRGLPAEGADEDAERTDTRAIGALLFAALTHRWPFPEDRYDLQGLPKDLRDVPPDQVRAGVHKGLSELAARALFDQPPHHAEPISSPEELARAIALMPRIRPPEPELPAFTPPPRHTTHALPTAPNPTRVVAAPGAGPAPAPARPAPVRRTRRRLRRALKVTAWTVALGAIGVASWQLVDHLRNPGTSVAAADPSPSGTSPTAHTAPHPPVPIQIKDAQAFSPSGENKYSPAKAFDGDPGTSWVSSWYNDQLGPKPALRDGIGLLLDLGSPQAVSSVSAQFVGSTTAELRIPGPQAAGDPARAQPGDFTAVGKQSGTTLDYALEKPVTTRYLLLWMTSLPKDTDGKYKAYVSEVKVSG, from the coding sequence GTGGCTGATGGCACCAAGGCGGTCGTCGACACGTCAGCGGCTGACGGGGCGGCGGACGAAGCCGCACTGGCCGCGGCGATCGACGAGCTCGCCGAGACGGCCCCGTCCACCACGTCCGGCGAGGACGCCGAGGGCGCCGACGAGGACCGGGCGAAGCCCGCGCGCCCCGCCGGCGAGGAGACCTCGGAGATCACCGCGCCGCTCTCCGCCGACGAGATCCGCGCCGAGCTCGCCGCCCGCGAGGCCGGGCCCAAGCCGGCCGCGGCGCCCGCCGGCCGGCCCTCCGGGCGCCCCCCGCAGGACCCGCAGCCGACCCACGACCCCCGTGACACCGCCACCCTCCCGCGGACCCTGCCCGCCCCGCTGCGGCACAGCGGCGACAAGGTCGGCCACCGGTACCGGCTGGAGGAGTGCATCTCCCACACCGAGACCTTCAGCAGCTGGCGGGCGGTCGACGAGAAGCTGCGCCGGGCCGTCGGCGTCCACCTGATGGCCTCCGGTCACCAGCGCGCCCGGGCGGTGCTGGCGGCCGCCAAGTCGGCCGCGCTGCTCGGCGACCCGCGCTTCGTCCAGGTCCTGGACGCCGTCCAGGAGGGCGAGCTGGTCTACGTCGTGCGGGAGTGGCTGCCGCACGCCTCCGACCTCGCCAAGCTGCTCGTCACCGGCCCGATGGAGCCGCACGAGGCCTACCAGATGGTCCGCCAGGTCACCGACGCGGTGGCCGCCGCCCACCGGCGCGGCCAGGCGCATCTGCGGCTCACCCCGCGCTGCGTGCTGCGCACCGACAGCGGCCAGTACCGGATCAACGGCATCGCCGTCGACGCCGCCCTGCGCGGTCTGCCCGCCGAGGGCGCCGACGAGGACGCCGAGCGCACCGACACCCGTGCCATCGGCGCCCTGCTGTTCGCCGCGCTCACCCACCGCTGGCCGTTCCCGGAGGACCGCTACGACCTCCAGGGCCTGCCGAAGGACCTCCGCGACGTCCCGCCGGACCAGGTCCGGGCAGGCGTCCACAAGGGCCTGTCCGAGCTGGCCGCGCGCGCCCTGTTCGACCAGCCGCCGCACCACGCGGAGCCGATCTCCTCCCCGGAGGAGCTGGCCAGGGCGATCGCGCTGATGCCGCGGATCCGCCCGCCCGAGCCGGAGCTGCCCGCCTTCACCCCGCCGCCCCGGCACACCACCCACGCACTGCCCACCGCGCCCAACCCGACCCGGGTGGTGGCCGCCCCCGGCGCCGGACCGGCGCCCGCCCCGGCCCGTCCGGCCCCGGTCCGGCGCACCCGCCGCCGGCTGCGCCGGGCGCTCAAGGTGACGGCCTGGACGGTGGCCCTCGGCGCGATCGGCGTCGCCTCCTGGCAGCTGGTGGACCACCTGCGCAACCCCGGGACCTCCGTGGCCGCCGCCGACCCCTCGCCCTCCGGGACGTCGCCGACCGCGCACACCGCCCCGCACCCGCCGGTGCCGATCCAGATCAAGGACGCCCAGGCGTTCAGCCCGTCGGGCGAGAACAAGTACTCCCCGGCCAAGGCCTTCGACGGCGACCCCGGCACGTCCTGGGTCAGCTCCTGGTACAACGACCAGCTGGGCCCCAAGCCCGCCCTCCGGGACGGCATCGGCCTGCTGCTCGACCTCGGTTCCCCGCAGGCCGTCAGCTCGGTCAGCGCGCAGTTCGTCGGCAGCACCACGGCGGAGTTGCGGATCCCCGGCCCGCAGGCGGCCGGCGACCCGGCCAGGGCACAGCCGGGCGACTTCACGGCGGTCGGCAAGCAGAGCGGCACCACGCTCGACTACGCCCTGGAGAAACCGGTCACCACCCGCTACCTCTTGCTCTGGATGACCAGCCTGCCGAAGGATACGGACGGCAAGTACAAGGCCTACGTCTCCGAGGTCAAGGTCTCCGGCTGA
- a CDS encoding ParB/RepB/Spo0J family partition protein encodes MSGRRGLGRGLGALIGPAAPAADGAATQASAATVVSPGTVSPGAVPLLPTGRGTLAAKAAAESLREQAEREQAAAAPELAQVPGARFAELPLDSITPNPRQPREVFDEDKLAELVASIKEVGLLQPVVVRQVAPERFELIMGERRWRASREAGLEQIPAIVRATEDDKLLLDALLENLHRAELNALEEAAAYDQLLRDFSCTHDELADRIGRSRSHVSNTLRLLKLSPGVQRRVAAGTLTAGHARAVLGVPDAEGQEELAKRIIAEGLSVRTTEELVMLMSGQEPKPKRSIGPQAGKLLSPAFNDLASRLSDRFDTRVKVEVSQRGGKLGKGKVVLEFGSVEDLNRILDSLAPGEDGLRLSQG; translated from the coding sequence GTGAGTGGTCGCAGGGGTCTGGGACGAGGGCTCGGAGCGCTGATCGGACCCGCCGCACCGGCGGCCGACGGCGCGGCGACGCAGGCCTCGGCGGCCACGGTGGTGTCCCCCGGAACGGTCTCGCCGGGCGCGGTGCCGCTGCTGCCGACCGGGCGGGGAACGCTGGCGGCCAAGGCGGCCGCCGAGAGCCTGCGGGAGCAGGCCGAGCGGGAGCAGGCGGCCGCCGCACCGGAGCTGGCACAGGTGCCCGGCGCCCGGTTCGCCGAGCTGCCGCTGGACTCGATCACGCCGAACCCGCGTCAGCCGCGCGAGGTCTTCGACGAGGACAAGCTGGCCGAGCTGGTCGCCTCCATCAAGGAGGTGGGCCTGCTCCAGCCGGTGGTGGTGCGCCAGGTCGCGCCCGAGCGCTTCGAGCTCATCATGGGCGAGCGGCGCTGGCGGGCCTCCCGGGAGGCGGGCCTGGAGCAGATCCCGGCGATCGTCCGGGCCACCGAGGACGACAAGCTGCTGCTGGACGCCCTGCTGGAGAACCTCCACCGGGCGGAGCTCAACGCGCTGGAGGAGGCGGCCGCCTACGACCAGCTGCTGCGGGACTTCTCCTGCACGCACGACGAGCTGGCGGACCGGATCGGCCGCTCGCGCTCGCACGTGTCCAACACCCTGCGGCTGCTGAAGCTCTCGCCGGGTGTGCAGCGGCGGGTGGCGGCCGGGACGCTGACCGCCGGGCACGCCCGGGCGGTGCTCGGGGTGCCGGACGCCGAGGGCCAGGAGGAGCTGGCCAAGCGGATCATCGCGGAGGGGCTCTCGGTGCGGACCACCGAGGAGCTCGTCATGCTGATGAGCGGCCAGGAGCCGAAGCCCAAGCGCTCGATCGGACCGCAGGCGGGCAAGCTGCTCTCGCCGGCCTTCAACGACCTGGCGAGCCGGCTCTCGGACCGCTTCGACACCCGGGTCAAGGTGGAGGTCTCGCAGCGCGGCGGCAAGCTGGGCAAGGGCAAGGTCGTCCTGGAGTTCGGCTCGGTGGAGGACCTCAACCGGATCCTGGACAGCCTGGCGCCGGGTGAGGACGGGCTGCGGCTGTCGCAGGGCTGA
- the sigM gene encoding RNA polymerase sigma factor SigM, with protein sequence MADGADRTDDDAALLARHVAGDRAAFGLLVDRHRDRLWAVALRTLGDREEAADALQDALVSAFRAAHTFQGRSAVTTWLHRIVVNACLDRARRTAARRTKPLDDDPQRLDAMVGSAEPADSPVVRAELHREVAAALGELAPEQRAALVLVDMQGYPVAEAAELLGVPVGTVKSRCARGRARLLPLVRHLREGRGADVPRAADVPRAADVSRETGPSGAASPDGAGPSGTAPGGRAAPPGNPPGARTVRGTGPDTGRPILEGDASTR encoded by the coding sequence GTGGCGGACGGGGCCGACCGGACGGACGACGACGCGGCGCTGCTCGCCCGGCACGTCGCCGGCGACCGGGCCGCCTTCGGCCTGCTGGTCGACCGCCACCGCGACCGGCTCTGGGCGGTCGCCCTGCGCACCCTGGGCGACCGCGAGGAGGCCGCCGACGCCCTCCAGGACGCGCTGGTCTCCGCCTTCCGCGCCGCCCACACCTTCCAGGGCCGCTCGGCCGTCACCACCTGGCTGCACCGGATCGTCGTCAACGCCTGCCTGGACCGCGCCCGGCGCACCGCCGCGCGGCGCACCAAGCCGCTCGACGACGACCCGCAACGCCTCGACGCCATGGTCGGCTCCGCCGAACCGGCCGACTCCCCGGTGGTCCGCGCCGAGCTGCACCGGGAGGTGGCGGCGGCGCTCGGCGAGCTGGCGCCCGAGCAGCGGGCCGCGCTGGTCCTGGTCGACATGCAGGGCTACCCGGTCGCCGAGGCGGCCGAGCTGCTGGGCGTGCCGGTCGGCACGGTGAAGAGCCGCTGCGCCCGCGGCCGGGCCCGTCTGCTGCCCCTGGTGCGGCACCTGCGCGAGGGCCGCGGCGCCGATGTTCCACGTGCAGCCGATGTTCCACGTGCAGCTGATGTTTCACGTGAAACGGGGCCCTCGGGAGCAGCCTCCCCGGACGGCGCCGGACCGTCGGGAACCGCCCCGGGCGGCCGCGCGGCGCCCCCGGGGAACCCGCCCGGGGCCAGGACCGTCAGAGGAACAGGCCCCGACACCGGTCGGCCCATTCTGGAAGGAGACGCGAGCACGCGATGA
- the trxB gene encoding thioredoxin-disulfide reductase, producing MSDVRNVIIIGSGPAGYTAALYTARAALKPLVFEGAVTAGGALMNTTEVENFPGFRDGIMGPELMDNMRAQAERFGAELIPDDIVAVDLTGDIKTVTDSEGNVHRARAVIVTTGSQHRKLDLPNEDKLSGRGVSWCATCDGFFFRDQDIAVVGGGDTALEEATFLSRFARSVTIIHRRDTLRASKAMQERAFADEKIRFEWDSAVEAIHGDPKLSGATLRDTTTGETRELAVTGLFIAIGHDPRTDLFKGQLELDAEGYLKVEAPSTRTNIPGVFGAGDVVDHTYRQAITASGTGCSAALDAERYLASLADLEAAAATVAV from the coding sequence GTGAGCGACGTCCGTAACGTGATCATCATCGGTTCCGGCCCGGCCGGCTACACGGCTGCGCTCTACACCGCCCGTGCCGCCCTCAAGCCCCTCGTCTTCGAGGGCGCCGTCACCGCCGGTGGCGCGCTGATGAACACCACCGAGGTCGAGAACTTCCCCGGCTTCCGGGACGGCATCATGGGCCCCGAGCTGATGGACAACATGCGCGCCCAGGCCGAGCGCTTCGGCGCCGAGCTGATCCCGGACGACATCGTGGCCGTCGACCTCACGGGCGACATCAAGACCGTGACGGACTCCGAGGGCAACGTCCACCGGGCCCGCGCCGTGATCGTCACCACCGGCTCGCAGCACCGCAAGCTCGACCTGCCGAACGAGGACAAGCTCTCCGGTCGCGGCGTCTCGTGGTGCGCCACCTGCGACGGCTTCTTCTTCCGCGACCAGGACATCGCCGTGGTCGGCGGCGGTGACACCGCCCTGGAGGAGGCCACCTTCCTCTCCCGCTTCGCCCGCAGCGTCACGATCATCCACCGCCGGGACACCCTGCGCGCCTCCAAGGCGATGCAGGAGCGCGCCTTCGCCGACGAGAAGATCCGCTTCGAGTGGGACAGCGCGGTCGAGGCGATCCACGGCGACCCGAAGCTGAGCGGCGCCACCCTGCGGGACACCACCACCGGCGAGACCCGCGAGCTGGCCGTCACCGGTCTGTTCATCGCCATCGGCCACGACCCGCGCACCGACCTCTTCAAGGGTCAGCTGGAGCTGGACGCCGAGGGCTACCTGAAGGTCGAGGCCCCCTCGACCCGGACCAACATCCCGGGCGTCTTCGGTGCCGGCGACGTCGTCGACCACACCTACCGCCAGGCCATCACCGCCTCCGGCACCGGCTGCTCCGCCGCGCTGGACGCCGAGCGCTACCTGGCCTCGCTCGCCGACCTGGAGGCCGCGGCCGCCACCGTGGCGGTCTGA
- the murJ gene encoding murein biosynthesis integral membrane protein MurJ — protein sequence MTGRSEERPPGRGEGRPGAESPSGDWYVADTYAQDPYAADAYQGPQDGQDPYGLRAARPAEPQPPVAAYDVPPQLPPQNGGYPTPVPPATFAPPVPPVQPGWDTPVQQGAAHQGAAEQPVAAWQQSAPDWEQPAPVGGQWGGQEQRHQQQWQPGPAHSAWDSESTEYVGVDGLFGGRSTEAAAQQPPAPQPSAPPMTAQPPVGPAPFPSSAPFPPADAYHGNPGHPGPQGYRNGPEGQRPFVPPIEFDPPLSEEEATMQVAAVQLPPAVEPLEELAAEAPAAPAPAPATGGGGKVSSLLNSSAIMAAGTLVSRGTGFLRTMVIAAAIGLGVMGDSYNAANTLPTLLYILIGGGALNAVFVPQLVRSMKNDADGGTAYANRLLTLVMVGLAGVTFVAVLGAPLLVQLIAHPLMGNAASADTTVALARYCLPTIFFMGVHVVMGQILNARGRFGAMMWTPVLNNIVVIFTFSAYLWVYGGAGTTQVSPETISPEGVRLLGIGTLVGLAVQALSMVPYLRAAGFHYRPRFDWRGHGLGKAARLAKWTFFFVLANQAGYLVITQLATSAGDSAAKGGHGGVGLVAFSNALLIWQLPQAVIVVSIMSAVLPRLSRAAADEDAGAVRDDLSHGLRSTAVAVVPAAFLFLSLGPAIGRAIYAVGGNDVALDNATNVGLMLSAFALGLIPYSAQYVMLRGFYAYEDTRTPFSNTVWVAACQAVFSLVCWIVLPSEWVVTGMAFGYGLAYAVGVTVAVPKLKKKIGGLDTKRIGKTYTRLITACVPATLVGLGVSLAVQQVIDGWTGSVLTIVLAGGVQLAVFVLIAKKLRIEELNAMLGMVRGRLGR from the coding sequence ATGACCGGGCGCAGCGAGGAGCGGCCGCCGGGCCGCGGTGAGGGCCGGCCGGGTGCCGAGTCGCCGTCCGGCGACTGGTACGTGGCCGACACCTACGCCCAGGACCCGTACGCGGCCGACGCGTACCAGGGTCCCCAGGACGGCCAGGACCCGTACGGTCTGCGGGCCGCCCGGCCGGCCGAGCCGCAGCCGCCGGTCGCCGCGTACGACGTGCCGCCGCAGCTGCCGCCGCAGAACGGCGGCTACCCGACGCCGGTCCCCCCGGCGACGTTCGCCCCGCCCGTCCCGCCGGTGCAGCCCGGTTGGGACACCCCGGTGCAGCAGGGCGCGGCCCATCAGGGCGCGGCCGAGCAGCCGGTGGCGGCCTGGCAGCAGAGCGCGCCCGACTGGGAGCAGCCGGCTCCGGTGGGCGGCCAGTGGGGCGGCCAGGAGCAGCGGCACCAGCAGCAGTGGCAGCCCGGCCCGGCGCACTCGGCCTGGGACTCCGAGAGCACCGAGTACGTGGGCGTGGACGGCCTGTTCGGCGGCCGGTCCACCGAGGCCGCGGCCCAGCAGCCCCCGGCTCCGCAGCCGTCGGCTCCCCCGATGACGGCCCAGCCGCCGGTCGGACCGGCGCCGTTCCCGTCCTCCGCGCCGTTCCCCCCGGCCGACGCGTACCACGGGAACCCGGGCCACCCCGGTCCACAGGGCTACCGCAACGGTCCGGAGGGGCAGCGCCCGTTCGTGCCGCCGATCGAGTTCGACCCGCCGCTCTCCGAGGAGGAGGCCACCATGCAGGTGGCGGCGGTCCAGCTGCCGCCCGCGGTGGAGCCGCTGGAGGAGCTGGCCGCCGAGGCGCCCGCCGCACCGGCCCCCGCCCCCGCCACCGGCGGCGGCGGCAAGGTGTCGAGCCTGCTGAACTCCAGCGCCATCATGGCGGCCGGCACGCTCGTCTCCCGCGGCACCGGCTTCCTGCGCACCATGGTGATCGCCGCCGCGATCGGCCTGGGCGTGATGGGTGACTCCTACAACGCGGCGAACACCCTGCCCACCCTGCTCTACATCCTGATCGGCGGCGGCGCCCTGAACGCCGTCTTCGTGCCGCAGCTGGTCCGCAGCATGAAGAACGACGCGGACGGCGGCACGGCCTACGCGAACCGGCTGCTCACCCTGGTGATGGTGGGCCTGGCCGGGGTGACCTTCGTGGCCGTGCTGGGCGCTCCGCTGCTGGTGCAGCTGATCGCGCACCCCCTCATGGGCAACGCCGCGAGCGCCGACACCACGGTGGCCCTGGCCCGGTACTGCCTGCCGACCATCTTCTTCATGGGCGTCCACGTGGTGATGGGGCAGATCCTCAACGCCCGCGGCCGCTTCGGCGCGATGATGTGGACCCCGGTCCTGAACAACATCGTGGTGATCTTCACCTTCTCCGCCTACCTCTGGGTCTACGGCGGCGCCGGCACCACCCAGGTCAGCCCGGAGACGATCTCCCCCGAGGGCGTCCGGCTGCTCGGGATCGGCACCCTGGTCGGCCTCGCCGTCCAGGCGCTGTCGATGGTCCCGTACCTGCGGGCGGCCGGCTTCCACTACCGGCCGCGCTTCGACTGGCGCGGCCACGGCCTGGGCAAGGCCGCCCGGCTCGCCAAGTGGACCTTCTTCTTCGTGCTGGCCAACCAGGCCGGCTACCTGGTCATCACCCAGCTCGCCACCTCGGCCGGGGACTCCGCCGCGAAGGGCGGCCACGGCGGTGTGGGTCTCGTCGCCTTCTCCAACGCCCTGCTGATCTGGCAGCTGCCGCAGGCCGTCATCGTCGTCTCGATCATGAGCGCGGTGCTCCCCCGGCTCTCCCGGGCCGCCGCCGACGAGGACGCCGGCGCGGTGCGCGACGACCTCTCGCACGGGCTGCGCAGCACCGCGGTGGCGGTCGTCCCGGCCGCGTTCCTGTTCCTCTCGCTCGGCCCGGCGATCGGCCGCGCGATCTACGCGGTGGGCGGCAACGACGTCGCCCTGGACAACGCCACCAACGTCGGTCTGATGCTCTCCGCCTTCGCCCTGGGCCTGATCCCGTACTCGGCGCAGTACGTGATGCTGCGCGGCTTCTACGCGTACGAGGACACCCGGACGCCGTTCTCCAACACCGTCTGGGTGGCGGCCTGCCAGGCCGTGTTCTCCCTGGTCTGCTGGATCGTCCTGCCGTCCGAGTGGGTCGTGACGGGCATGGCGTTCGGGTACGGTCTCGCGTACGCCGTCGGAGTGACGGTGGCGGTGCCCAAGCTGAAGAAGAAGATCGGCGGCCTGGACACCAAGCGGATCGGCAAGACCTACACCCGGCTGATCACCGCCTGTGTGCCGGCCACCCTGGTCGGGCTGGGCGTCAGCCTGGCGGTCCAGCAGGTCATCGACGGCTGGACCGGCAGTGTGCTGACCATCGTCCTGGCCGGCGGCGTCCAGCTGGCCGTCTTCGTGCTGATCGCGAAGAAGCTGCGGATCGAGGAGCTGAACGCCATGCTGGGCATGGTGCGCGGCCGACTGGGTCGCTGA
- a CDS encoding ParA family protein, translating to MQDSETIDQIDDTPIARAAQAAVQAIGRAGEGLPRPVATRVIVVANQKGGVGKTTSTVNMAASLAMHGLRVLVVDLDPQGNASTALGIDHHAEVPSIYDVLVEGKPLADVVQPVVDVEGLFCVPATIDLAGAEIELVSLVARESRLQRAIAAYEQPLDYILIDCPPSLGLLTVNALVAGQEVLIPIQCEYYALEGLGQLLRNVELVRAHLNPTLHVSTILLTMYDARTRLAAQVAEEVRTHFQQEVLQTAIPRSVRISEAPSYGQTVITYDPGSTGALSYLEAARELAMRAPGIGTGGTLVGQQRAGQQQGSEPGQHAPMAQHGTTEGNR from the coding sequence ATGCAGGACTCGGAGACCATCGACCAGATCGATGACACGCCCATCGCACGGGCTGCCCAGGCTGCGGTACAGGCGATCGGCCGAGCGGGCGAGGGTCTTCCCCGACCTGTCGCGACCCGGGTGATCGTGGTGGCCAACCAGAAGGGCGGGGTGGGCAAGACCACCAGCACCGTCAACATGGCGGCCTCGCTCGCCATGCACGGACTGCGCGTGCTGGTGGTGGACCTCGATCCGCAGGGCAACGCCTCCACGGCGCTCGGCATCGACCACCACGCCGAGGTGCCGTCGATCTACGACGTGCTGGTGGAGGGCAAGCCGCTGGCCGACGTGGTGCAGCCGGTGGTGGACGTCGAGGGGCTCTTCTGCGTCCCCGCCACCATCGACCTGGCCGGCGCGGAGATCGAACTGGTCTCGCTGGTCGCCCGGGAGAGCCGGCTGCAGCGCGCCATCGCCGCCTACGAGCAGCCGCTGGACTACATCCTGATCGACTGCCCGCCCTCGCTCGGCCTGCTGACGGTCAACGCGCTGGTGGCCGGCCAGGAGGTGCTGATCCCGATCCAGTGCGAGTACTACGCGCTGGAGGGCCTCGGCCAGCTGCTGCGCAACGTCGAGCTGGTCCGCGCGCACCTCAACCCCACGCTGCACGTCTCCACCATCCTGCTCACCATGTACGACGCCCGGACCAGGCTGGCCGCCCAGGTGGCCGAGGAGGTCCGGACGCACTTCCAGCAGGAGGTGCTGCAGACCGCGATCCCGCGCTCGGTCCGGATCTCCGAGGCGCCCAGTTACGGTCAGACGGTGATCACCTACGACCCGGGTTCGACCGGCGCGCTCTCCTACCTGGAGGCCGCCCGCGAGCTGGCGATGCGGGCGCCGGGCATCGGAACCGGCGGCACGCTGGTCGGTCAGCAGCGGGCGGGTCAGCAGCAGGGCAGCGAGCCGGGGCAGCACGCCCCGATGGCACAGCACGGCACGACGGAGGGCAATCGGTGA